The proteins below come from a single Hyphomicrobium denitrificans ATCC 51888 genomic window:
- a CDS encoding methyl-accepting chemotaxis protein, with protein MVIGHINSKWSMPRRLALISAVFLIPSLGQMYMYADQKRTQINELQKEVEGAKLARAVWDEMSGDQTGASGMSSRLATLARTTGRDLGVESAVDIFANAKTANEKSKAGSELLNTIADASAMSADLSADTHNAQKIFTESLPAIAQNLVSLRSTLTAPEASEAALAIDYAALNGAVEHLRKPLADIKTMDAANGEERALADAGIQLIAHIEQIASAIKTANYQRPALGADVIATVSAAHKATAVMAANAGELFIQLAEDRNNEAQTGLYRTLALLLAATILAVGVVTALARGMSKRLTSLVSAMDQISKKDLSVEIPCLTDRNENGQIAQALARFKEAAVEQKTMTDAAVEAAKQQQEQGDHYAREHERFMDAFTMAADRISRGDFDHHITEKVISEYEPIISQMNLMMSQLEQAQVQKREAETQINVVVESLGAALSELAAGDLETGLYIDVAPEFAKLKADFNSAATTLKSTISLVKKGAASIKLGTGEISQASDDLSRRTENQAASLEETAAAVKEITDTVNKTARGATHARETVSVAKTDAEKSGEVVRRAIEAMNGIESSSKQISQIIGVIDEIAFQTNLLALNAGVEAARAGDAGRGFAVVASEVRALAQRSAEAAKEIKGLISASTGQVSQGVQLVGETGLALTRIVTQVAEINSIVSEIAASANEQAHGLEQVNTAVNEMDQVTQQNAAMVEEATAATQTLAQQTEELATLVSRFKTGDETVVNIAPRREAAKPAVRVSNSAGRAKVAANGGGRSHAAAGADAGWEEF; from the coding sequence ATGGTCATCGGGCATATCAATAGCAAATGGTCAATGCCGCGTCGGCTTGCGCTTATATCGGCTGTATTTCTGATTCCGTCGCTCGGTCAGATGTACATGTATGCGGACCAGAAGCGCACACAGATCAATGAACTTCAGAAGGAGGTCGAGGGCGCTAAGCTCGCTCGAGCCGTCTGGGACGAGATGAGCGGCGACCAGACTGGCGCCTCTGGAATGAGCAGCCGGTTGGCGACACTTGCACGAACGACCGGCCGTGATCTCGGAGTCGAGTCGGCCGTCGATATATTTGCCAATGCCAAAACCGCGAACGAGAAAAGCAAGGCCGGATCGGAATTGCTGAACACCATCGCCGACGCATCGGCAATGTCCGCAGATTTGTCGGCGGATACGCACAACGCTCAGAAGATTTTCACTGAAAGCCTACCGGCGATCGCGCAAAACTTGGTCAGTCTTCGCAGCACGCTGACTGCACCGGAAGCCAGCGAAGCTGCGCTTGCGATCGACTATGCCGCGCTAAATGGAGCAGTGGAACATCTGCGCAAGCCGCTTGCCGATATCAAGACAATGGATGCCGCCAATGGCGAGGAGCGCGCCCTGGCAGATGCAGGCATTCAACTTATCGCTCACATCGAACAAATCGCGTCTGCGATCAAGACCGCCAACTATCAGCGTCCAGCTCTCGGTGCCGATGTGATCGCCACTGTGAGCGCGGCACATAAGGCAACAGCCGTCATGGCGGCTAATGCGGGCGAGCTGTTCATTCAGCTGGCGGAGGATCGCAATAACGAGGCGCAAACCGGGCTGTATCGCACCCTCGCTTTGCTTCTCGCGGCGACCATTTTAGCGGTCGGCGTTGTGACGGCCCTCGCGAGAGGCATGTCAAAGCGGCTCACGAGCCTCGTCAGCGCTATGGATCAGATCAGCAAGAAGGATCTCAGCGTCGAGATCCCGTGCCTGACGGATCGCAATGAGAACGGCCAGATCGCCCAGGCGCTCGCGCGCTTCAAGGAAGCCGCGGTCGAGCAGAAAACAATGACGGATGCGGCTGTCGAGGCGGCAAAACAGCAGCAGGAGCAAGGCGATCATTATGCCCGCGAGCATGAACGCTTCATGGATGCGTTCACGATGGCGGCAGATCGCATCTCTCGCGGCGATTTCGATCATCATATTACGGAAAAGGTCATCTCCGAATATGAGCCGATCATCAGTCAGATGAACCTGATGATGAGCCAGCTGGAGCAGGCGCAGGTTCAGAAACGCGAAGCCGAAACGCAGATCAACGTTGTCGTCGAGTCTTTAGGCGCCGCCCTTTCGGAACTCGCTGCCGGCGATCTCGAAACGGGTCTCTATATCGACGTTGCGCCGGAGTTCGCAAAGCTGAAGGCGGACTTCAACTCCGCAGCGACGACGCTGAAAAGTACGATTTCTCTGGTCAAAAAAGGCGCGGCCAGCATCAAGCTTGGAACGGGTGAAATCTCGCAGGCGTCGGACGATCTTTCGCGCCGGACCGAGAACCAGGCGGCCAGCCTCGAAGAGACGGCAGCAGCGGTCAAGGAAATCACCGACACGGTCAACAAGACGGCGCGTGGTGCAACGCATGCTCGTGAAACGGTCTCCGTCGCCAAAACGGATGCCGAGAAGAGTGGCGAAGTGGTGCGTCGGGCGATCGAAGCGATGAACGGCATCGAAAGCTCATCGAAGCAAATCAGCCAGATCATCGGCGTGATCGACGAGATTGCATTCCAGACAAACCTTCTCGCCTTGAATGCCGGCGTCGAAGCCGCGCGTGCCGGCGACGCGGGTCGTGGGTTCGCGGTCGTCGCGTCGGAAGTCCGAGCATTGGCGCAACGCTCTGCCGAAGCCGCGAAAGAGATCAAAGGATTGATCTCGGCTTCCACGGGACAGGTCTCGCAGGGCGTGCAGCTTGTCGGTGAGACCGGCCTCGCTCTCACACGGATTGTCACGCAGGTCGCGGAAATCAATTCGATCGTCAGCGAAATCGCGGCAAGCGCAAACGAGCAGGCGCACGGGCTGGAGCAGGTGAATACTGCCGTCAACGAAATGGATCAGGTGACGCAGCAGAACGCGGCGATGGTCGAAGAAGCGACAGCGGCGACGCAAACGTTGGCGCAGCAGACCGAAGAACTCGCAACGCTCGTGAGCCGTTTCAAGACCGGCGATGA